Proteins from a single region of Rhipicephalus sanguineus isolate Rsan-2018 chromosome 5, BIME_Rsan_1.4, whole genome shotgun sequence:
- the LOC119394370 gene encoding BEN domain-containing protein 5, with the protein MQRNLGNGVSIPQERWQHLMAQPKDSLFVREAAKAIWGVHNLYNSSITGTPCRRFLHKEGGLPSIEKQALTPRKLDALKNAYEEHLKVHQSALPEVQRRRNLNRHLADLLKVLKK; encoded by the exons ATGCAGAGAAACCTTGGCAATGGGGTGAGCATACCCCAGGAAAGGTGGCAACACCTGATGGCACAGCCTAAAGATTCCCTCTTTGTGAGGGAAGCTGCAAAGGCGATATGGGGTGTGCACAACCTCTACAACAGTAGTATTACGGGCACCCCATGTCGCCGTTTCCTTCACAAAGAGGGCGGGCTTCCGAGCATCGAAAAGCAGGCATTGACTCCCAGAAAACTGGATGCCCTGAAGA ATGCCTACGAAGAACACTTGAAGGTGCACCAAAGTGCGCTGCCTGAGGTTCAACGTCGCCGCAACCTGAATCGGCACCTTGCCGACCTCCTCAAGGTGCTGAAGAAGTAG